The Festucalex cinctus isolate MCC-2025b chromosome 6, RoL_Fcin_1.0, whole genome shotgun sequence genomic sequence GGAGGAGGATGCCGGCATTAACTTATTGTAAATCTCATGTGCGTATTATGATTTTTAATTCTTCTGTGCAAATTGTGAAAGTCGTAAATTCTTGTGACATTTACTGTTTTTTCGAGTCAAACATGATCTCTCATTTTCATCCTCCAGTATGTAGAAAACGATTTGCATTTGACCTCTGAAGGTCACTACAAACCTACTGTAATGTTTAATTTGGTCTGAAtttagacacaaaaaaaaaaaaaaaaaaaaaaagacaatcaaaACATTGAGACTTGACAGAAGTAAAGtttattagaaaaacaaaacagttgagACAGAGAGGCGCGTCTGGCAGCATTTGTACAAGCCAAGAGCGCGGCAACAACTCGGGACACGAACGTGgagttattaaataaaaaccacAAGACCAGCTAAGCAAGTTGGCGTTGCAAAGCCTCGAAATATGTACACACAAACGCGCAACGCAGGCCTTATGAAAACTCAAAAATGTACTCGAGAGGCCCTTTTCTGGACCAGAGGAAGGTTGCCATGGTGAGGGATTTGTGGATTCCATTctgggatgattttttttttttactgatgacaAAATAATTATATTGACCTTTCAGGATGAACCTACATTGTTGTGACAAAAACTGATTTGCATcagttttgatttaaaagatgagggGGCATAAATGTTCCCGATTGAATCCTATCGCAGCAATATTGACGTACGTTTCATCTTACTGGAGAGATGCTGAGACCAGTAACAAGTCGGACTTTTAAATTTcagtcacgttttttttttttttttttttttaaacgtatgtCTAACAGCTTGCTCATCCTGAAGCCCAATTTTACGAGGACTGTAAAGTGAACAGCCACTGACCCGAATATATGACTGAATGGCCAGACAGGCCAAGACATTtgaagccgccatattgctcctcccaacaaACGTTTCTCGCTTATACGATCCGACACATTTACAGtttccaaattggagaacatttgagacagtatttGTAGAAACGGCGTGATTtaggttttaaatttgttaaacataaacaagaagccttcagacattttacaacttgccttaaaatacatgtataaatgataTACTTGATGTTTAACttgtatagatttttttaatgaaagcattctaacaaattcaacaaaagatgcctctgccaaatctacatTATAATattagggtaaaaaaaaaagtgagcgagtctaatctgtacgtatacgCAGTCTGCTCgcaagatgggaggagcaagatggccgccctgtgacttcaactgcTTGCATGGGCGTGtttgggctatcggctatccagtcacatCTTCAGATCGGTGTCCAAGAGCGGACGGCTTTGCCCCGCCCCCTCGTCCTTATTTGGCCGACTTCCCGCGGTGGTGCCTGCGGACCTCCTCCATCAGGTCCTTGAGGTAGCGGATCTCTCGGCTGATGGCGTCGGCGCGCTCGGCCAGCTGTCGGTTTCGGGCCTCCAGCGCCTCGCGCTCCACGTTGAGCTGCTCCTGCTCCACGCGCTTCTTCTGGCGGTAGCGCGTGGCCGCCGTCTTGTTCTGCTCCATCTTCTTCAGCTTCTTCTCCGGCCCCTTGGGGGCGCCGGCGGACGACTTCACCTTGGCTTTCGCGGCGGGAGGGGGCTCGGGTCTGGCGTAGGGTTTGGCGCGGGGGGAGCCGGCCGACGACTCGATGCCGGAGTCGCTGTCGCAGTCgcggggcggcggcggcgaggcgGTCTTGACGCGGACCTCCTCCAGGGGGCGCTCGGGATCGGGGAGGACGCATCCCGGGGATGGGGGCGGGGCCGGGGGGCAGGGCTCCGACTTGGCGACCACCGCCGGCCGCTCGCCGTCTTCGGGGGGCGTGGCTCGGAAGGCCTCCAGGTCCAGATCCATGTGGGAGGAGTCGAGGGACGCCAGGAGGTCGTCGGGGGAGGCGGGCGGCTCGTCCGACGAGCAGGAGCCGATGAGCGACTCCAGGTCCAGGTCGCCGAGGTCCAGTTTCTCCGACATCCAGTCCATGCCCGCGAaggcgtcgtcgtcgtcgtcgtcgtcgtcgtcgtctgcaCACAAGTTTCAGCGGTTTCGGTTACGTTCCCCCTCAGGAGACGCTcaacttgtttttcatttttgttagccTCTCAAGGGTGTctcacattatatgttagcattaagctagcagacttttgcTAAAATTAAATTGCTTCCCTCAGTTTTACAGCAAGTTTATTGGTtaaacaaggttattttagttaactaaaactaacaaaaaaataaataaaacaaaaaagcaatttagttaacaaaataaaaacaaaaatgcttaaaaaaaaaactgaaagtacattttatgtttacaaaactaacaaaaatgaacTATTAttctagcaaaaatgtccttcgttttagtcgttggtaattaatttcatgtacGAGCCTTTGCGGGAtgaatttaaatgtgattttaagtcgatttattttgatatgaaccagaataaagacgtttgaacgtgtgtcacacggaagtgatgtcatctcgcagcagccaatagaaaagcaccttcagatgatgtcgctcccatggtgttttttttcaatattgagcACAAGAAATACACGTTGCGTGAGGCAATTGTCAGtctcccttaaaaataaaacaataaaaacggcGCCGGCAGGTACTAGTCACCCCCAAGCTCAACATGAGTAGCACACGggactgttctaaaaatagctcactggGAGACtgacttactaagaagaattaaaacagaagaagGATGTAAACATTGAACTCAACATGGTACATGCTTCTTCCGTACtacatttatatattaaaaaaaaagaaaaaaaaagtgttcaatggagaaaaaaaatgctgtttttattcacCCAAATATTGAACAAAGGTAATTGAAGAGCTGTAATTATGTCGTAAATTTTGTTCAGTTATCCTTCATCACGATCTAATATGGGCGCATGTCGAAGCGGCAGTCAAACTTTGCTCATGTTTGGACTCGCGACTCTCATATCGAGTCGACGCATGTGACAATTAGTtgcgctgacaaaaaaaaaatgacatcaatcgGCCCCCAGGAAGTCATCGATTTTAAATGGATCACGACCAATTAGCGAACCGCCGCATGTCGCTGACAGTCGAAGCACGCCACATAACATCAACACACAACCACATTACGGACATTTAAATCTTTGCATTTTTCGCTAAAAATTTGACGACGCTGACATCACTTTATTTACACTATCGACACTTTTTAAAAtcaacaaaatcaaaaacaaaaacctattCTTCGCCTCGCTTCAGCGACCTACTttgacggcggccattttgtacgACTCACCTTGGGCGGCGTCGGCTCCCGCGTGGCCGCGGAGCAGCTCGTCGGCCGCCAGCCACGGCAGAGCAGCGCTCACGCCGGAGCCCGCCTTGGCGTCCAGGAAGGAGGAGGGGAAGGGGTGGCCGGGAGGGGGGGAGGGCGGGGACAGCAAGGCGGCGGTGTGGTAGGGGGACAGGGAGAGCGGGGGAGAACCCGGGACCTCCCCCCCGAGCGAGGAGGAGGGTGAAAGCGCTTCTTCCTCTTCATCTTGGTCCAGAAGGGGCCCCATTGGGTCAGCCATCAGAAACGAGGGCCCTGTTCGGAAGCGCGACAGCAAGTTAGCAAAGCGTTCGGGAAAGCCGCCATATTGGAGGTGGCGGAGCTGCCCGGGAAACTGATGCAAGTAAATGGCCTGAATGCCgtaaacatgactttttttttttaaacactaattTTTATGAGTACTGGTAACTAAGGCTTCTCAGttataaagaaaatattaatcacaatttggtaataattgcaatCATAATTAGGAcaatatgttttcttttttcgtaCAAAACAAGAgaacgtttaaaaataaaaattattaagacaaacaaattaatttgaaacactaattatgcaagttccattttgaccaaacaagatttatttattattttaaaacttaaaaaacaacaacaaaaaacgtataaacacgttctatttaaaatgtattgtgtcccaaagacggatgtatacgtgtttttttttta encodes the following:
- the atf4a gene encoding cyclic AMP-dependent transcription factor ATF-4, with product MMLALEAVEALCSGPSFLMADPMGPLLDQDEEEEALSPSSSLGGEVPGSPPLSLSPYHTAALLSPPSPPPGHPFPSSFLDAKAGSGVSAALPWLAADELLRGHAGADAAQDDDDDDDDDDAFAGMDWMSEKLDLGDLDLESLIGSCSSDEPPASPDDLLASLDSSHMDLDLEAFRATPPEDGERPAVVAKSEPCPPAPPPSPGCVLPDPERPLEEVRVKTASPPPPRDCDSDSGIESSAGSPRAKPYARPEPPPAAKAKVKSSAGAPKGPEKKLKKMEQNKTAATRYRQKKRVEQEQLNVEREALEARNRQLAERADAISREIRYLKDLMEEVRRHHRGKSAK